CACCTTGCCACTGCTGGACGATTGCTGGCAGCAGCAGGATATTGTGCTGGCACCGCGAATTGACCGTACAGAGCAGGGTGTTTTTCATTTGCACTCTATTACAGGCATTGGAGATGTGGAGCCGGGAGCTTACGGTATTCCTGAACCACTGCCTACCTTGCCGATCTATGAGCCGCCCAAATGGGATCGCATTCAGCTAGTGATCGTGCCCGGACTGGGATACGACCGTCAGGGTGGACGCATTGGGTATGGCGGCGGATTTTATGATCGGTTTATGAATCGGCTGCTGTCTATGAGCAGTCGTCGCCCGTTGCTGGCTTCGCTGGCATTTGATATGCAAATCGTAGAGCAGATTCCGATGGAGCCGCATGATTTTGCTATCGATGTGTTGTTTACACCGGATGGTGTGATCACGACAGAAGCAGGTCGCAGGCATTTGATGAACAGCAAGATGTAGGTTGGACGGACACTTCCTTCCAATCGTTTATGTACATGACATGAATACGACGAAGGATATGCACCATCATATACTCGTCTGCACGATAAATATCCAAATTATGTGTATAGAAATGAAGGTTGATAGACAATGAGCGAACATAACGACGACCGCCTATATGAAGGGCTGCCCACCTCGGCAGGATCGCTGACGCATTTTAACGAGCAAGGCCGCGCACGGATGGTCGATATTTCCGGCAAAACAGAGACTGTCCGTATCGCAGTTGCATCCAGTATGGTCAAGATGCAGCCATCTACGTTACAGGCGATGAAAGACCATCAGATTGGTAAAGGTGATGTACTAGCTGTTGCTCAGGTTGCTGGGATTCAAGCAGCCAAGCGTACATCGGATTGGATACCGATGTGTCATCCACTGCCCCTGACAGGCGTAAACATTACATTTAGCGATAATGAGTATGATGAGCTGTATATCGAAGTACAGGTCAAAACAGAAGGCAAAACCGGCGTGGAAATGGAAGCCTTGACCGCTGCTTCCGCTGTGGCATTAACCATTTATGATATGTGCAAGGCGCTGCAAAAGGATATGGTGATCGGTCCGACGCTGTTATTATCCAAAAGTGGCGGGAAAAGCGGCGATTTTGTCCGATAATGAGCAGAGCTTTCCATAGAACGTAATCATCGTTATACATGAAACGGATGACATAGAGATGGGAGGGTAAGCGTATGGTTTGGAGAACGGCTATTTTGACAGCCAGCGATAAAGGCGCGCGTGGAGAACGCGAAGATACAAGTGCACAGGTCATCCGCGAACTGGTAGAGGAAGAATTGGGCGGCGAGATTGTGGAGTATCGGGTAGTACCGGATGAGCCGGACGAGATTATCGCTGCATTGATTGAAATGACCGAATATTTTAACGCTGATCTGGTATTAACCACTGGTGGTACAGAGCTGGCGCAGCGTGATGTTACCCCGGAAGCAACTCGTCGGGTCATTCAGCGCGAAGTACCGGGCATGGCGGAAGCGATGCGCGCTACCGTTATGCAAAAAAACCGTTCAGCGATGCTGTTCCGTGGCATCTGCGGTATCCGTGAGCGTAGTCTGATCGTCAATTTGCCGGGAACACCCAAAGGCGTGCATGAG
The DNA window shown above is from Paenibacillus sp. JQZ6Y-1 and carries:
- a CDS encoding 5-formyltetrahydrofolate cyclo-ligase — encoded protein: MNHALDKRILRKQLQQSRQQLEPVMRMKQSADIRAAAEPYIASLRRLDDASPLTIFSYLAYRDEPDTLPLLDDCWQQQDIVLAPRIDRTEQGVFHLHSITGIGDVEPGAYGIPEPLPTLPIYEPPKWDRIQLVIVPGLGYDRQGGRIGYGGGFYDRFMNRLLSMSSRRPLLASLAFDMQIVEQIPMEPHDFAIDVLFTPDGVITTEAGRRHLMNSKM
- a CDS encoding MogA/MoaB family molybdenum cofactor biosynthesis protein codes for the protein MVWRTAILTASDKGARGEREDTSAQVIRELVEEELGGEIVEYRVVPDEPDEIIAALIEMTEYFNADLVLTTGGTELAQRDVTPEATRRVIQREVPGMAEAMRATVMQKNRSAMLFRGICGIRERSLIVNLPGTPKGVHEHLAAIMDQLPEALLMITGQYHPNDER
- the moaC gene encoding cyclic pyranopterin monophosphate synthase MoaC, encoding MSEHNDDRLYEGLPTSAGSLTHFNEQGRARMVDISGKTETVRIAVASSMVKMQPSTLQAMKDHQIGKGDVLAVAQVAGIQAAKRTSDWIPMCHPLPLTGVNITFSDNEYDELYIEVQVKTEGKTGVEMEALTAASAVALTIYDMCKALQKDMVIGPTLLLSKSGGKSGDFVR